A genome region from Cryptomeria japonica unplaced genomic scaffold, Sugi_1.0 HiC_scaffold_25, whole genome shotgun sequence includes the following:
- the LOC131861358 gene encoding DNA damage-repair/toleration protein DRT100-like isoform X2 produces the protein MAIPLRKLTGIVFLLFFCPPLSQPLMSSRCPSHESQALLLFKAALNDSNGYLSSWVNGTDCCTSWYGISCDDNTNHVVSVSLGIYQVTPGIYFFL, from the exons ATGGCCATCCCTTTACGCAAATTGACTGGTAttgtttttcttctcttcttctgccCTCCTCTTTCCCAGCCATTAATGTCCAGCAGATGTCCTTCCCACGAATCCCAAGCTCTGCTCCTCTTCAAAGCTGCCTTGAATGACTCCAATGGCTATCTGAGTTCGTGGGTAAATGGAACAGACTGCTGCACCTCCTGGTATGGCATTTCCTGCGACGATAACACCAACCACGTTGTCTCTGTCTCTCTTGGTATCTATCAAGTAACACCAG GAATCTATTTTTTCTTATGA
- the LOC131861358 gene encoding receptor-like protein 12 isoform X1, with amino-acid sequence MAIPLRKLTGIVFLLFFCPPLSQPLMSSRCPSHESQALLLFKAALNDSNGYLSSWVNGTDCCTSWYGISCDDNTNHVVSVSLGIYQVTPGTTIPTCLANLSYLHSLDLYGHSFTGTIPTFLCLLTRLTVLDLSDNYLNGSIPSCLGNLASLSDLSLGNNQLSGRIPASLGSLSLLRELRLYNNQLSGTIPPSFAHLSSLTELSAYGNRFNETVSSLSLPPSLRTLYLSLHHYQSISETFFHNLTRLSSLYLSDCVLNISTTWIPPFDLSDLLLVSCMIDGEFPPWISTQISLERLVITNASLVGVIPSWLWETSPQLNYLDLSGNKLSGCIPSMWPSYMSILLLNDNLFSGNIHPNLGKLSILNMLNLANNKITGVIPVSLSNCSLLIVLNLGNNSLEGSLPYEFSKLSELYSLVVHSNNLNGSFPSSIANCSKLQVLDIGNNLFEGQIPTLIGNISELKVLIMKENKFTGSIPLEIGQLKHLQILLLSSNHISGSIPHTIVFLQAMANESQNGFVLSTYINGPVYQDGLDMILKGTEQHYQYILSTLTSIDLSSNELEGKVPSNFGDLKGLRLLNLSMNNLNGTIPKSFGEMHQLDSLDLSRNHFSGQIPTELESLSFLGSLDLSNNHLSGSIPQGIHMIDFGESSYSGNPNLWGCPLPRNCSWPEFVPSPPPIYINKIKKSTKYPWYAISLGLSFGMAFGGIISLIVIKISWRNEYFNKVDAILKFLFPWMKNLTL; translated from the coding sequence ATGGCCATCCCTTTACGCAAATTGACTGGTAttgtttttcttctcttcttctgccCTCCTCTTTCCCAGCCATTAATGTCCAGCAGATGTCCTTCCCACGAATCCCAAGCTCTGCTCCTCTTCAAAGCTGCCTTGAATGACTCCAATGGCTATCTGAGTTCGTGGGTAAATGGAACAGACTGCTGCACCTCCTGGTATGGCATTTCCTGCGACGATAACACCAACCACGTTGTCTCTGTCTCTCTTGGTATCTATCAAGTAACACCAGGTACTACCATTCCTACCTGTTTGGCAAATCTCTCTTATCTTCACTCTTTAGATTTATATGGTCATAGCTTTACTGGGACGATTCCCACTTTCCTTTGTCTGCTCACCCGCCTTACAGTTCTTGATCTTTCAGACAATTACTTGAATGGAAGCATACCTTCCTGCCTTGGCAATCTTGCTTCTTTAAGTGACCTTTCCCTAGGTAACAACCAACTTAGTGGAAGAATACCGGCTTCTCTTGGGAGTCTCTCTTTGTTGAGGGAGTTAAGGCTTTATAACAACCAACTGAGCGGGACCATTCCCCCTTCATTTGCTCACCTTTCCTCACTCACTGAATTGTCTGCTTATGGCAATCGTTTCAATGAAACCGTCTCTTCTTTGTCACTTCCACCTTCTTTACGTACTCTATATCTGTCATTACACCATTACCAGTCGATTTCAGAAACTTTCTTTCACAACCTCACAAGATTAAGTTCTTTGTATTTATCTGATTGTGTCCTAAATATTAGCACAACTTGGATTCCACCCTTTGATTTATCTGATCTACTTTTAGTGTCATGTATGATTGACGGTGAATTTCCACCTTGGATTTCAACACAAATTTCACTTGAACGGTTGGTTATAACTAATGCCAGTCTTGTGGGCGTAATTCCCTCTTGGCTATGGGAAACCAGTCCTCAGTTAAATTATCTAGATCTTTCAGGAAATAAATTGAGTGGGTGCATCCCATCAATGTGGCCTTCTTATATGAGTATACTGCTGCTCAATGACAATTTGTTCAGTGGCAATATTCATCCAAACCTGGGCAAGTTATCTATTCTCAACATGTTAAATCTTGCAAACAACAAGATAACAGGAGTGATCCCTGTCAGTTTGTCCAATTGTTCTTTACTTATTGTCCTGAATTTGGGAAATAATAGTTTGGAGGGAAGCTTACCATATGAGTTTAGTAAGCTGAGTGAATTATATTCATTAGTTGTTCACAGTAATAATCTGAATGGATCATTCCCTTCTTCAATAGCAAATTGTTCAAAACTACAGGTTCTTGATATTGGAAACAATTTGTTTGAAGGCCAAATACCAACATTAATTGGAAATATCTCAGAGCTAAAAGTATTGATAATGAAGGAGAACAAATTTACAGGCAGTATTCCTTTAGAGATAGGTCAATTAAAGCACCTCCAGATCTTGCTCCTTTCTTCCAATCATATCTCAGGTTCAATTCCGCACACAATTGTATTCTTGCAAGCAATGGCAAATGAAAGTCAAAATGGTTTTGTATTATCCACTTATATTAATGGGCCAGTATATCAAGATGGATTGGATATGATTTTAAAAGGTACAGAGCAGCACTACCAATATATTCTTTCCACACTCACATCCATAGATCTCTCAAGCAATGAATTGGAGGGAAAAGTTCCTTCTAATTTTGGGGATTTGAAGGGGCTAAGGCTTCTAAACCTTTCAATGAACAACTTGAATGGGACCATTCCAAAAAGTTTTGGAGAAATGCATCAATTGGATTCCTTAGACCTTTCAAGAAATCATTTTTCAGGACAAATCCCTACAGAGCTTGAATCTCTAAGCTTTTTGGGTTCActggatctatcaaacaaccacCTTTCAGGAAGCATACCACAAGGAATACATATGATTGACTTTGGAGAATCCTCTTATTCAGGGAATCCTAATTTATGGGGGTGTCCCCTACCCAGAAATTGTTCTTGGCCAGAGTTTGTTCCTTCTCCTCCTCCAATTTacattaataaaataaagaaaagcaCTAAATATCCATGGTATGCGATAtcattgggattgtcctttggaatgGCTTTTGGGGGGATAATATCATTGATCGTGATAAAAATCAGTTGGAGAAATGAATACTTTAACAAAGTTGATGCAATCCTAAAGTTCTTATTTCCCTGGATGAAGAATTTGAcattgtga